The following are from one region of the Carassius gibelio isolate Cgi1373 ecotype wild population from Czech Republic chromosome A13, carGib1.2-hapl.c, whole genome shotgun sequence genome:
- the rsrp1 gene encoding arginine/serine-rich protein 1 isoform X1, translating into MKEEASPGCLGEGVKLIFDQKAGSGRSSSRSHSSSSDGSYSSSRGSRSSRRSPSSSRSSSSDSGSSSRSRSRSRSRPRCSGRSRCRHRHHSPPRRYRARSRSYSPSPERSSYRRRYHRRSRSPSPYSYSRRYRRSPSRSRSRSRSPVHWRGSRFVGRYRCRFSRSPMSSRDYRSRSRSRERSAVRLSLEEKKYLLNVAKANAARILGVQNLELPASLKELEEEEKRRSSSDKEERVPQKTSAQVNIVANDDVNAETSSTSPNRKPITFNINNTIAKPSNSPTLHDSKVTSRADSVADRKPYGQWVPISRSSSKK; encoded by the exons ATGAAGGAGGAGGCCAGTCCTGGATGTCTCGGTGAGGGTGTGAAGCTCATCTTTGATCAGAAGGCTGGGTCCGGTCGCAGCTCCTCTCGTTCtcacagcagcagcagtgacGGCTCGTACTCCAGCAGCAGAGGAAGCCGCTCCTCCCGCAGGTCACCGAGCTCTTCACGGAGCTCATCCTCTGACAGTGGCTCTTCCTCACGCTCTCGTTCACGTTCCCGCTCTCGTCCACGCTGCTCGGGCCGCTCACGCTGCCGTCACAGACATCATTCTCCTCCTCGCCGCTACCGGGCTCGCTCCCGCTCATACAGTCCTTCTCCTGAGCGTTCCTCCTATCGCAGACGCTACCATCGCCGCAGCCGCTCTCCATCCCCCTACAGCTACTCTAGACGCTACAGGCGCTCTCCGTCCCGATCCCGCTCTCGCAGTCGCTCTCCAGTCCACTGGAGGGGAAGCAGGTTCGTGGGGAGGTACAGATGCCGTTTCTCCCGCTCACCCATGAGCTCCAGAGATTACAGAAGCCGGTCTCGCAGCCGTGAACGCTCTGCGGTCCGCCTCAGCCTTGAGG AGAAGAAATATCTGTTGAATGTCGCCAAAGCAAATGCGGCCAGGATTTTGGGAGTGCAGAACTTAGAGCTGCCAGCTAGCCTgaaggagctggaggaggaggagaagagaagatCTTCATCAGATAAAGAGGAAAGGGTACCACAGAAGACCTCAGCACAG GTAAACATTGTTGCCAATGATGATGTCAATGCAGAGACTTCTTCAACATCACCCAACAGAAAGCCAATTACCTTCAATATCAAC AATACCATTGCCAAACCATCAAACAGCCCAACGCTCCATGACAGTAAGGTAACATCAAGAGCTGACAGTGTAGCAGACAGGAAGCCATATGGACAGTGGGTCCCCATCAGCAGATCCTCTTCTAAGAAATAA
- the rsrp1 gene encoding arginine/serine-rich protein 1 isoform X2, with the protein MKEEASPGCLGEGVKLIFDQKAGSGRSSSRSHSSSSDGSYSSSRGSRSSRRSPSSSRSSSSDSGSSSRSRSRSRSRPRCSGRSRCRHRHHSPPRRYRARSRSYSPSPERSSYRRRYHRRSRSPSPYSYSRRYRRSPSRSRSRSRSPVHWRGSRFVGRYRCRFSRSPMSSRDYRSRSRSRERSAVRLSLEEKKYLLNVAKANAARILGVQNLELPASLKELEEEEKRRSSSDKEERVPQKTSAQVNIVANDDVNAETSSTSPNRKPITFNINI; encoded by the exons ATGAAGGAGGAGGCCAGTCCTGGATGTCTCGGTGAGGGTGTGAAGCTCATCTTTGATCAGAAGGCTGGGTCCGGTCGCAGCTCCTCTCGTTCtcacagcagcagcagtgacGGCTCGTACTCCAGCAGCAGAGGAAGCCGCTCCTCCCGCAGGTCACCGAGCTCTTCACGGAGCTCATCCTCTGACAGTGGCTCTTCCTCACGCTCTCGTTCACGTTCCCGCTCTCGTCCACGCTGCTCGGGCCGCTCACGCTGCCGTCACAGACATCATTCTCCTCCTCGCCGCTACCGGGCTCGCTCCCGCTCATACAGTCCTTCTCCTGAGCGTTCCTCCTATCGCAGACGCTACCATCGCCGCAGCCGCTCTCCATCCCCCTACAGCTACTCTAGACGCTACAGGCGCTCTCCGTCCCGATCCCGCTCTCGCAGTCGCTCTCCAGTCCACTGGAGGGGAAGCAGGTTCGTGGGGAGGTACAGATGCCGTTTCTCCCGCTCACCCATGAGCTCCAGAGATTACAGAAGCCGGTCTCGCAGCCGTGAACGCTCTGCGGTCCGCCTCAGCCTTGAGG AGAAGAAATATCTGTTGAATGTCGCCAAAGCAAATGCGGCCAGGATTTTGGGAGTGCAGAACTTAGAGCTGCCAGCTAGCCTgaaggagctggaggaggaggagaagagaagatCTTCATCAGATAAAGAGGAAAGGGTACCACAGAAGACCTCAGCACAG GTAAACATTGTTGCCAATGATGATGTCAATGCAGAGACTTCTTCAACATCACCCAACAGAAAGCCAATTACCTTCAATATCAAC ATATAA